TTCCGGCTGGTTCACGTCCTCGCGGTGGCTTGAATACTTCGTCTGTCCTATGCCAATGATTCCGACGTTTTTATTCTTTTTTCTGTGTGCCATTGACGAACCTCCCTACGCTTCCATGATGACGACGGCCTGGTGCTGCCCCGCGGCCCCGTAGGTGCCGTGCGCGAGCGCCTTTTTGACACCGTCCACCTGGCGGTCTCCCGCCTCCCCGCGCAGTTGATAGAAACATTCGATCGCGCGAGCCGCCCCCCCGAGAAGAAAAGGATTCCCGTTCAGCATGCCGCCGGAAAGGTTCACATGGAATTTATCCATCCCGCCTTTATCGACCCACGCGCCCCCTTTGCCCTCGTCCACAATACCGATTCCCTCGGCCCACATGGGAAGCTGATACGCGGCATGGTCGCAGAGCTCGAAAATTTGAATGTCCTTCTTCGGATCCTTTATACCCGCCATTTTGTAAGCGCGTTCGGAGGCCTTTTTGAGTGAGAAATTCGAAACATATTCCCTGTCGCCCGGAAAATAGCTGTCCATGCAATTGGCGAATCCGGTAATCCATACCGGGTTTTTGCTGAACTCCTTCGCGCGCTCCTCGCAGCACAGCAGCATCCCGAAGGCCCAGTCGGTGATGGGATAGTAGTGCAACTCGCGCAGCGGATCGGCGAGGAGCGGGGAGCTCATAACCTTCGCCTCGTCAATCTCCTCGTTCTCCCGCGCATAAGGATTTTTCTTCGCGTTTTTCCTGGAACGCACCACGATCCTCGCCAGATGCTCTTCCTGGACGCCCGACCTTTGGCCATAGGCCCGCGCCTGAAGGGCGTTCATGTTCATGTTATCCAGACCCAGTGGCCGGCAATAAAAAGGATCGAATGAGAGATTGGAGACCATCCTGCGGCTCTCCCCCTGCGACTCTTTCATATGCCCCATGAAGAGGATCGCGTCGTCATGCCCCGAGAGGATGCTTGCCATCGCATAGCCGAGGCCGTTAAGGCTCTCCTGGGCCATCTTCTCCTCACCCCGTAAATGCGCACCCACTACATCGGTCATACCGTTGTTCGAAATGGTGCGGGCGTCGAACACGTCATCTGAGCAGGTAACGACGTTTCGTATGCCCTTTTCCATGTCGAAGGTTACTCCGGTCTGCTGCATGACCGACTCGAAGCATTCCAGAAGCATGTTCTGGAATCGGGCATGCCAGAGATCGCCTTCGTTCTTGATCTGCGCCACGGCGCATATCGCGACTCGTTTACCCATTTACAATAACCTCCTGTAATTAGTGTAGACTATTGCGAAACCTGGGAATCTCGTCCATCCCCCGGATGGTAAACACGTTCGTAATTATATGTAACAGTTCCAGAAATCACCCTGCCTGATCCTCTTGATAATCGAGTCCTTATCCCTCGGCGCGTCGAGCTCGATCCAGGCCCGCCCCACTCCAAGACGCGTGTGCGCGTCGTCGGAGGCTATCTTGGGGTAGCGTATCTCCGGTATTTCGTATTCCGGATTCCGAAACCCATTCGAGGTTATCTCAACCGCGTCCAGCGGAAACATCTCGGCCACGGTTTCGATTCTTTGCAGTACCTGCCCCATACCGAGGTCATATTCGCCAAGGTGGTTAAGGATATACAACTCCTCCTC
The nucleotide sequence above comes from Spirochaetota bacterium. Encoded proteins:
- a CDS encoding thiolase family protein, with product MGKRVAICAVAQIKNEGDLWHARFQNMLLECFESVMQQTGVTFDMEKGIRNVVTCSDDVFDARTISNNGMTDVVGAHLRGEEKMAQESLNGLGYAMASILSGHDDAILFMGHMKESQGESRRMVSNLSFDPFYCRPLGLDNMNMNALQARAYGQRSGVQEEHLARIVVRSRKNAKKNPYARENEEIDEAKVMSSPLLADPLRELHYYPITDWAFGMLLCCEERAKEFSKNPVWITGFANCMDSYFPGDREYVSNFSLKKASERAYKMAGIKDPKKDIQIFELCDHAAYQLPMWAEGIGIVDEGKGGAWVDKGGMDKFHVNLSGGMLNGNPFLLGGAARAIECFYQLRGEAGDRQVDGVKKALAHGTYGAAGQHQAVVIMEA
- a CDS encoding PHP domain-containing protein, which encodes MLIKGCLHTHTTCSDGKLTPQQVADAYEEKGYDFIAFTDHDYLLKPQSIELYREVSSGMIIFEGVELTVFVKGYVHVNRIHGDEEELYILNHLGEYDLGMGQVLQRIETVAEMFPLDAVEITSNGFRNPEYEIPEIRYPKIASDDAHTRLGVGRAWIELDAPRDKDSIIKRIRQGDFWNCYI